The following proteins are encoded in a genomic region of Burkholderia diffusa:
- a CDS encoding cytochrome c biogenesis protein DipZ, with protein MLLIVLAYLGGVLTILSPCILPVLPFVFARADQPFMRTGLPLLAGMALTFAVVATLAAVGGGWVAQANQAGRWAAIVLLALFGLTLLMPRLAEHLTRPLVAAGNRLTGLAQRDGRPAGPLSSLLLGVATGLLWAPCAGPILGLVLTGAALRGASVGTTLLLAAYAAGAATSLGVALVIGGKVFAAMKRSLGAGEWIKRGIGAALLAGVGAIALGLDTGALAQLSTVTTGGLETKLVERLGGHSSGSPTAMSATGAPADGSAGRTATGPGGAMMAATVDAAHPGGAMMRAADVSPAKPAPAALPVEGTLPSLDGAVQWLNSPPLTAAGLRGKVVLVDFWTYSCINCLRTLPYTTAWARKYAPYGLVVIGVHAPEFAFERDIGNVKKAVHDLGIDFPVAIDNHYTIWRAFSNEYWPAHYFVDAQGRVRRHHFGEGEYAQSERAIQSLLAEAGHPEALNVPLGLAGAPAQGALAAADSADVRSPETYVGYARANDFTSPGGVVRDTAHRYDAPAHPGLNDWGLAGSWRVGAERASLAAPSGRIVYRFHARDLHLVLGPGADGKPVRFRVTLDGAGPGAAHGADVDAQGYGTVTGQRLYQLVRQPGAIADRTFAIEFLDPGVDAYAFTFG; from the coding sequence ATGCTGCTCATCGTCCTTGCCTATCTCGGCGGCGTGCTCACGATCCTGAGCCCGTGCATCCTGCCCGTGCTGCCGTTCGTGTTCGCGCGCGCCGACCAGCCGTTCATGCGCACCGGCCTGCCGCTGCTGGCCGGGATGGCGCTCACGTTCGCCGTCGTCGCGACGCTTGCCGCCGTCGGCGGAGGCTGGGTCGCGCAAGCCAACCAGGCCGGTCGCTGGGCCGCCATCGTGCTGCTCGCGCTGTTCGGCCTGACGCTGCTGATGCCGCGCCTCGCCGAACACCTGACGCGCCCGCTCGTCGCCGCAGGCAACCGGCTCACCGGTCTCGCGCAGCGCGACGGCCGCCCGGCCGGCCCGCTGTCGTCGCTGCTGCTCGGCGTCGCCACCGGCCTGCTGTGGGCACCGTGTGCGGGTCCGATCCTCGGGCTCGTGCTGACCGGCGCCGCGCTGCGCGGCGCGAGCGTCGGCACGACACTGCTGCTGGCCGCGTATGCGGCCGGCGCCGCGACGTCGCTCGGCGTCGCGCTCGTGATCGGCGGCAAGGTGTTCGCCGCGATGAAGCGCTCGCTCGGCGCCGGCGAATGGATCAAGCGCGGGATCGGCGCAGCGCTGCTGGCCGGCGTCGGCGCGATCGCGCTCGGCCTCGATACGGGGGCGCTTGCGCAGTTGTCGACCGTTACGACGGGTGGTCTCGAGACGAAGCTCGTCGAACGGCTCGGCGGCCACTCGAGCGGCTCGCCGACGGCGATGTCCGCAACGGGCGCTCCGGCGGACGGCTCGGCAGGCCGCACCGCGACCGGTCCGGGCGGCGCGATGATGGCCGCAACGGTCGATGCCGCGCACCCCGGCGGCGCGATGATGCGCGCGGCGGACGTCTCACCTGCGAAACCGGCACCGGCCGCGCTGCCGGTCGAAGGCACACTGCCGTCGCTCGACGGCGCCGTGCAGTGGCTGAACTCGCCGCCGCTGACCGCGGCCGGCCTGCGCGGCAAGGTCGTGCTCGTCGACTTCTGGACGTATTCGTGCATCAACTGTCTGCGCACGCTCCCATATACGACTGCCTGGGCACGCAAGTACGCGCCATACGGCCTCGTCGTGATCGGCGTGCATGCACCGGAGTTCGCGTTCGAGCGCGACATCGGCAACGTGAAGAAGGCCGTGCACGACCTTGGCATTGACTTCCCGGTCGCGATCGACAACCACTACACGATCTGGCGCGCGTTCAGCAACGAATACTGGCCCGCGCACTACTTTGTCGACGCGCAGGGACGCGTGCGCCGCCATCACTTCGGCGAAGGCGAATACGCGCAGTCGGAACGCGCGATCCAGTCGCTGCTCGCCGAAGCCGGCCACCCGGAAGCATTGAACGTGCCGCTCGGGCTCGCCGGCGCGCCCGCGCAAGGCGCGCTCGCGGCGGCCGATAGCGCCGACGTGCGCTCGCCGGAAACCTATGTCGGCTATGCGCGCGCGAACGACTTCACGTCGCCCGGCGGCGTCGTGCGCGACACGGCACACCGCTACGACGCGCCCGCGCATCCCGGCCTGAACGACTGGGGCCTCGCCGGCTCGTGGCGAGTCGGCGCCGAGCGCGCGTCGCTCGCCGCACCGTCAGGCCGGATCGTCTACCGCTTCCACGCACGTGACCTGCATCTCGTGCTCGGCCCGGGCGCAGACGGCAAGCCGGTGCGCTTTCGCGTGACGCTCGACGGCGCGGGGCCCGGTGCCGCACACGGCGCCGACGTCGATGCGCAGGGCTACGGCACGGTCACCGGGCAGCGCCTGTACCAGCTCGTCCGTCAGCCCGGCGCGATCGCCGATCGCACCTTCGCGATCGAGTTCCTCGATCCGGGTGTCGATGCGTACGCATTCACATTCGGTTGA